In [Clostridium] cellulosi, one genomic interval encodes:
- a CDS encoding hypothetical protein (Family membership) — MIAAAKTALKKLNVMMNSGLRNLVSFYKNMPIRIKLMLILNIAILVPLVTISFVCFKNSEDVLKNKSINYSQDILKIITMRLNDYISSLDSISTDMLGSSLINSYIQNDKISEDNVTVYHTQDNVRDYLKNQIRIRGEVQSIGVYLLNSNLPNCYADDNSQRESIQKILPKDSKLYYELLEKVEKSEGEPVWYLDSSKGKVKHIFYARAINDRDNYKMCGMLVLMVKQDWFNTVFNGLINEDMKKTAVLSDNMEVILSRSGADSYALSKEMFGKMNGSHGFFTDMKQNTLISYITVDKTGWKIVSYIPLSTLYSDVEYIKQRIIISLICAVLLMLLISFYISYDFVTAINALVGGMKRLQNGEVNVEVKLDRKDELGFMGTSFNTMVKEITTLQKWILREQLTRKDAQIKALQSQINPHFLFNTLESINWMAQLKGVPEISETVTALASLMDASIARSGKFITLAQELNYIDNYILIMKKRFEGRLELNKEIDPELLEVKVPRLLIQPLVENAINHGVANYRGKGVVKVTAAKFNELIRITVEDNGAGIDPDELEIINGRLSMNDEDYFKYAENNGLRGIGLENVNCRIKLFYGPQYGIKIESKKGSFTKIYFDIPHEIDEKIEKLPAE, encoded by the coding sequence ATGATCGCAGCCGCCAAAACAGCCCTTAAAAAACTGAATGTCATGATGAATTCCGGGCTTAGAAATTTAGTTTCCTTTTATAAAAACATGCCAATCCGAATAAAGCTGATGCTCATATTGAACATCGCAATTCTGGTCCCGCTTGTTACGATTTCCTTCGTATGCTTTAAAAATAGTGAAGATGTTTTAAAAAACAAATCCATTAATTATTCTCAAGATATCCTAAAGATTATAACAATGCGGCTTAATGATTACATATCAAGCCTTGACAGTATAAGCACGGATATGCTTGGCAGTTCATTGATAAACAGCTACATACAGAATGACAAAATCAGCGAAGATAACGTTACAGTTTATCATACCCAGGACAATGTCAGAGATTATCTGAAAAATCAGATCAGAATCAGGGGAGAAGTTCAATCAATCGGCGTTTATCTCTTAAACAGCAATCTGCCGAATTGCTATGCCGATGACAACTCCCAGCGTGAAAGCATTCAAAAAATTTTACCAAAAGACAGCAAACTATACTATGAATTACTCGAAAAGGTAGAAAAGAGCGAGGGTGAGCCTGTTTGGTATCTTGATTCTTCTAAGGGAAAAGTAAAACACATATTTTATGCACGCGCTATTAATGACCGTGACAATTACAAAATGTGCGGCATGCTTGTGCTCATGGTGAAACAGGATTGGTTCAATACCGTATTCAACGGGCTTATCAACGAGGATATGAAAAAAACCGCCGTGCTTTCAGATAATATGGAGGTTATCTTAAGCAGGTCCGGTGCTGACTCATATGCGCTTTCAAAAGAAATGTTCGGTAAAATGAACGGCAGCCACGGATTTTTTACCGATATGAAGCAGAATACTCTCATCTCCTATATAACAGTTGATAAAACCGGATGGAAGATCGTATCTTATATACCATTATCCACATTATACAGTGATGTAGAATATATAAAGCAAAGAATAATTATTTCGTTGATCTGCGCAGTTCTGCTGATGCTTCTCATCAGTTTCTATATATCTTATGATTTTGTTACCGCCATTAATGCGCTCGTCGGCGGCATGAAGCGGCTTCAAAACGGCGAAGTTAACGTTGAAGTGAAGCTTGACCGCAAAGATGAACTCGGCTTTATGGGAACCTCATTCAACACAATGGTCAAGGAAATCACTACACTTCAGAAATGGATTCTCCGCGAACAGTTGACGAGAAAAGATGCACAAATTAAAGCACTTCAGTCGCAGATAAACCCCCATTTTCTTTTCAATACTTTGGAGTCTATAAACTGGATGGCGCAGTTGAAAGGTGTACCGGAAATCAGCGAAACCGTTACAGCCTTAGCGTCACTTATGGATGCAAGTATCGCACGCAGCGGTAAATTCATTACGCTTGCTCAGGAATTAAATTATATAGATAACTACATTCTTATTATGAAAAAAAGATTTGAAGGCAGGCTTGAGCTTAACAAGGAAATTGACCCAGAGCTACTTGAAGTTAAGGTTCCGCGTCTGCTTATACAGCCGCTCGTAGAAAATGCCATAAATCACGGTGTTGCAAACTATAGAGGAAAAGGCGTAGTCAAGGTAACCGCCGCAAAATTCAACGAGCTTATAAGAATAACAGTTGAAGACAACGGCGCCGGCATTGATCCCGACGAACTCGAAATAATAAATGGACGGCTGAGCATGAATGATGAGGATTATTTCAAGTACGCAGAGAACAATGGTTTAAGAGGTATCGGCCTTGAAAATGTAAACTGCAGGATTAAATTGTTCTATGGCCCTCAATATGGTATTAAAATTGAAAGTAAGAAGGGCTCATTTACAAAAATATATTTTGATATTCCTCATGAGATAGATGAAAAGATAGAGAAACTACCTGCGGAGTGA